ACCCTTTGGTGGTTTGTCCTGAGTGGATGGTTGAGGGTTGATTGAGTAATTTTGTTGTATTTGCAAATTACTATATTGCCCTTATCAGACTTTTCATGCTTTCCGTTTGTGTCCTATGACGTTGGCTATCTCTTCCCCAACCTGCTATTCGGCTGCCCCCATAGTGCATTAGAATCCTATGAAGATCTCCCTCTCCCTGAATCTCTCGCAGCTCGCACAGTGAACAAATTTCTCTCTAGATCTTTTTATTTGGTCTTTTAACCATTTTCAAAGTACACCCTTATTTGATGACAAAAATGACAGTGATTAAAGCAAGAAACAATttctcgggaaaaaaaaaaaaaagaaacaaactacTAAAATGCCCTACAAAAATTCAAGGTAGTAAAATACAATTTCAGTGTTAGATTTTGATGTATCCCCATGTGAATTCACTTTTTACTCCTCCCCACAGGCTACAGCTTCAATTTTCCTCATGGTTGCAacaacttcaattttcaattcacatGATAATGTAGAAGATAAACAATGCAAATCATGTCTTTTCCTATGACCCTTCACCAAGAGGATAAAAACAAATTGAGaataacataaataaatttttgaaccaCAACCTCCCCATACCTAAGAGGCAGTAAAGTGCTCCACCAAACAAGAAATCACCATTTCCTTTCCCCTTACAATTGAATTAAGAAACTTAAATTTTCATAACTGCTTCCACATGATTACAATGACAATGGCACCACAAAACCCCCCACCAACTACTGTGCTCTTCCTTGTAGTATATAAAGACTACAAAGCTACAAAGAAGTCATGTGACAGCACCAGGCATAAGGCCAAACCAAAGATGCCAGAGACTCGGAACAACTCCACCCAAACAAGGCCCAAAGTACCCATCTCTTCTCTTCATCCACAAGCCTCCCCCTTCCCTCCAACCACCCAAAAACTGGTGATGCAAAATTCCAGCTCTGTCCCCTCAACAATCCCTGAGAAAATGGATGCAAAAACTCCGGTAGAAATAGGCACCAGAGGAACAGTTGGATTCCTGataatgaaagaaattgagTACTTTACCCACCTTGAATCTGATAAGCCTCAGCATCTATGTACAGAGATGGCCTCCACAAGCAGTCAACCCAATCCCAAGTTTGGATCTTTTGCCACAAccccaagaaagaagaagaaaggaggaagaagaaaactcATCCCTAACATGTGTTCTACGGTGGAAGTTGCGAAAAGCAATCGGCCAAACATGAATTCTGGACTCGGTTACAGGAATCTGAGAGCTGATGATGTGAAGAAGTTGCAGGCTTAAGCAACAGTCTCAGTGAGCTTCGAGAAACTGAGCTTCTTGAGTCGATTTGCTGTACGGCTGCCGCATTTTATGTCCACAATCTCAACTATGTAAGATCCTCTTTTATTAGGTTTGTCCCTCCTAGGAGTTCTATCTAAGGACATACTATCAGAAACAAGCATTGGTACTTCATGGGTTTTTCGATAGTGTTTCATTTTCCGGAGAGTTTCCGGGCTTTTCTTGTTGATGGTGCTGCTGCGGCTGCTGCTCGCTTCGTCCAGGGATGTTCTTGGAATCGGTCTTTTAGCAGCAGCAgtagtagcagcagcagcaatagGAACCAAAGTAGCAATTGTAGGTTGAGTTGCTGACTTTGTGGATTCTAGTTCCCTTGAAATTAAGGCACCGATTGTCCCAGTGGTCCCAACTTTGATGGATCCTCCACCGCCCCTGATTGCTTCTAGTTTCGGTACCATGTTTTCCTGGAATTGCAAAGGCATGATACAAGTCTTTTTCCGGGTGGAAGAAATTTAGAATCTCCAAAGCTGGTTTGACAAGGTTACCTCAAAGCAGTTCAAGGCCCTGTCATCAGAAAGTAAATAGATATGAATTGTGCGGTTGCATTACCATCACAAACTTGTAATATTGCGGTAGAGTTTAAGAAATCTTCTCAGACTTCAATGTAGTAGGTTTTTGTTCAAAATCCTAATCCTTACCTGAACTAGGCAGATATGAGACTACCTCTTATTAGGAGTAGGTGTTGGCTTGCCCCTTTCTATGTTATTAGGAAAGTGCTAACGACATACTGCAGTCAAACTAAAGCGCCAACACCCCATCTATAGTGACGAGTGACGACTAAGAGGCCTCTTTCGATAAGACTCATGTAGGGGCGCTTACCTATCTCTTGGGTCCCGTAACTAGCCTTGATCGGCGGATGTAAGTACTCGTACTAAGGTAGTGGAATCGTATCTAACTTCACGACTGCTTTTAAAAGCAATCTTTCACTCTTCTTAAAGTGTCACTTTCCAAGAGACGAAGGTGTTTGTCATAGCTTATGGGGTAAATTCTGTTTTGTTATGTATGAAATCAAATGTTGTATCATTGTGAGTGCTATAGCTTCAACTTCTACTTCTGGGCCAAGAAACAACTTAAAAAGCAACAAATTTGCTGCTGTTGAAGAATCAACTTGTACCCCAATCTAATCGTTTGACAAACAACCCCGGGTTTTACCTTGGGCTGTCAACAACTTCAATATTGCTAGACTCACAGATTGTAAACTTCTATCAAACTACCAGAGAGATTTAGCAGATAAGAGACCGATTCTCAAAAGGAGCAGATATggtaaaaactttttaaaaccaCCAAAACGTTAAAGTAAACACCTCTTAACTAGCAGAAACTTGGTATTTCAGTAAGCCTACACAGTAACCAATCTATTGGGAAGGTCACATATCAGAGGAGACAAAACGAGAGTGTCTGATTGCTGAAGCTCAACAATCACCAAAAATCATACTTCTTGGTCAGATAATTCTAGTGAAATTCGGAGAATAATTTTAGCAGAAGGGTGGGCATGCTTTACACAAAGAATGGAAAGTTACGGGTTTCTGATTAACCAAAACTACACAAACATCAGAGTAGCCAAAACCTACCAAAGTATTCGTGACAATCAttacgtggagagagagagagagcaatgcCAAGAAATGAAAACTTAATTGTCAGGAAAGAAAAACTTAAATTCTGTTAAAAGGAAAGGTTTTAAACATCAAAAATCCGTATAAGGCTCAGAAAATTATTTAAAGCTGTTGGTTAGTGAAAGATAAAGGGATCATTAATGGTAATCTAAAAATTGGCaagtccaaaagaaaaaaagccaaAACCTCATAGAGTTGGTTGGGAGGAATGCAGGGAAAATCCACCAACTTCAACTAGAATTGGTCAAGCAGCTGTAAAttggttgaaaacttgaaattcaTGATCTCAGACCCAAGAAGAAATTCTCATACCAGCAAGGCAAAAAGTTGGCAACCATTAAAACACTGGACTGAAATCCTAATCTCATCTGTCCATACCAACCCTCATAAGAACGAAACCCAAGACTCGGATTGAGACTAGAGCATCATTCTCAGCCCTTCGATGAACACAAATGCGTCACAAGTTTATACTTTACAGCCAAATGTAAAAGGAACTTTTTTTACATCTTGTGAACCACCCACAATTTGGCCACTTCCAATCAAAAGTTGATGGATGCAagccaacaaaagaaaaaacttctGATATACCCACAACTCCCAATCTAAAATGGATCAATATTAGCCGataaaatcaaaacccattaaGGCAGTATAGGGATTGGGAGGTACCCACAACTTCCAATCCAGAATTGATGAATACACCTCGAGATTATGTGAAGGAAAATGGTAATCCCAAAACTGTTTAGGttaattccaaaatttcaatGGTACAAGCCTTTCATGCATAGGAGTTTTGGCATTAAGAAAGTCTTAAGAGCCAGATGATAGAAAACCTACACTGCAATGATCCGCACTGTCACAGCCACACGCACAGGCATGCAAATACTCTGTCAAACTCTGCAGTGGCATGTACGTCACATCGAGCATTTACAAGCACAAACCTTTCATGCACTGAAGTTTTGGCActaacaaaaaacagttttgacacaTTATGAAAACCCATCAACTCCATTGGCCGTATAAGGCAGAGAATCGAAGAGATTCGAAGACTCGCAAACGACATTACCCATTATGAAAACAAACCTAAAAACGATCAACCGTGAATATGATCCAAAGCTAACAAATATTAAATTGACATATGTAAATGAAATAGTAGAGATCAAAGATCAGGAAACATACCAACAACCCACCGCAGAGCATTAACCGGAGCTTCAACTTGTTTGGAGATGGGTcattaactctctctctctctctctctcatcttcttcCCAACGAAAGTTATTTATTGACAATTGATGCGAAAACCCACCAAGAAATATTGATAATAAACAGCCACGATTATAGATCGTGCATTGTGATTGTAATAATGAAGTTTGACCATTAAACTGTTGGCAGGGCCCGTCAATCAACTGGCGCCCTTTTCAGGACAGGTTAAACTTTTTTGAAGAGAAGGACTGGTTAACGCAAGTTAGGGAGTCCTATAGATTTGTTTATCAGCAATTCTGCATCAAGCAAATAAACAGCCCCTTAAAAAAGCTGCCCCACATCACGGTTCGATTTTTAAAGGTAGTCTTTTTGCTTGCAGCAGTAGACTATCTTAAATTTTTCCGGATTCCGTTTATGCGGGATTTTCATATACTAGATATGTCATTTACTATAAGCAAGTAAGTAAGATGGTTTGTCAGAATTAACTAAATAAAGTTATTAGGTTATCTAAATGAACAAACAAACTCATCTTATATGTTTAGCTtatgtgtttatcatgaaaataagaaaataaacaaactaaCATGTTGCCAAACGAGCTctttattttgtatttaaaGCCTAGGTATCTTGGCATTTTCCTAGATCTTGCGTATGCAGGACTTTCATAAACTAGGTACGCCATTTACTTTAAGCAAGTAAGATAGTTTAATAGAATTAACTAAACGATTTTAGGCTACCGAAATGAATAAACAAACTCATCTTAGTACAGTATATGTTTATCatgaaataagaaaataaacaaacaatatATTGGCAAATGAGCCCTTAGTTTTGTATTTTACTTTCGGCGTTCCATTCATTTCCTAATTTCACGCACTATTCTGTTCATTTCATAACTTCGTGTGCTAGGTACGCCTTTATTTTAAGCAAGTAAGATGGTTTAACAGAATTAGCTAAATAAAGATGAGTTACCCAAATGAACAAACAAACTCATCTTATATGTTTTGCTTATTTGTTAtcatgaaaataaataaacaaacaataTGTTGCATAAACGAGCccttaattttgtattttaaagtttGGCATTCCATTCATTTCGTAAGTATTTTTTTCCTgaagaaaaaacatatttttattgGAAACTAATATATAAAAACAATTACATGTATGAACTCTTAATTTCATTCATAACTATTTTCAAAGACTACAAGCAATGTAAATTGTAACATATAAAagaagggaattgatattcacaccccttttttttgttacccacattaattttttttttgccttttagcaaaaaaaaatatatatatatatacacatacatttTCATCACTAAAAAAGAGAgcataaataacaaaaaagagacTATGAATATCAGTTTCCTAAAAGAAAGTCGAAACAATTCACCAACAACGTGCTGCCTTATAAttgttcattcttttttttttattatttttttattttttgatccgcagtTCATTCtttgaatctcaaaaaaaaaatagtaatagaGACTAATCGGCCAACAACGTGCTGTCAAATAATTGTTCATTCTAAAGAATCTGAACTAATAAAAGTAATGGATTAGTGATTGCCAATTGTCATTGACTCATGAAGAATAGGATCTTCACCAGTTCACCTCCTTGGTGCCGCAATCCTTCCATACAACAATATCAGAAATATAACGGGCATTTCTTGCCAAATGGTGTGCTACCGAATTCCGGTGCGACGAACAATACAGAACTCAGCTCTTCTTAAAGAGGATGCTTCCGTAGGTCTGATATTGTTGGAAGGCAAACAAAGATGGCGATTTCccgtgtgacaaaaaaaaagaagaagaaggtgaatGAAAGATCCAACTAAACAGAATTGGGCCATGAGTCCAAGATGTAGTGACCATTCTTGAATTCTCTCTCAATCCCTCCCTCGCTTCGAAAATCCAGGATTTGAGTGGATGTCCTTTAGAGGAAATGAAATCCCCATAATCCCAAAATGATCAAGCTTTCACAACTTGCGAAAAAAACGATTCCACATACATCACagaaattacaaaaaaagaTACAAACAATTTTCTATACACGGCAGATAACATTGCAAGGTATCGCAATTTCAGAAGAGTTACAGATAGAGATCACCAAATCACCAAACACTACGCTACTTAACGAGTTCCCAGCCGAATCAAGATGGGCAGATCAATGAGCTCTTTCAAAAAGTCCCAGCTCAGCATGAAATATAAACAATCGACTTTGCCGTTGAAATACCTCATAATGAGTTGGATGTAGTCATTGCACAGCCATAGGCACAGTAACAGTGGGGTGCTTGGCATTTGGCCGCTGGGGATGGGGACAAATCACTACGTTCTGGCAAACTGTTTTTACTTGGCAGAATACCAGTTTTGAGCACATTTGGCATCGACGGAGAGGTCAACCCTGAGGATGttctttccatcaaatggtttGGACATGCACTCAACAACTATGGCCTTGGCTTCCTCTGCCGACTCTGTCGGTCCTTCGAGGATTACTTCATCGTGGACCTGTTTCCACAAGAATGCCTTTTAACTACCACAGCCCcatcagaaaagtaaaagaatatTCAACTCCTCAATATCTAATGCCAAACCAAATGTTCATCCCCTAATTCAAAAGGTACTCACATCTAGCAGCCTTTTACTTTAATCTGACTTGGCCTCCTAGGGCACTGGTGCAAGTTGTTGCTACTTACATTCAGAAAAGAAGGGTGCCAGATTGAATGCAGCGATACAATTATCAGAGGAGAAAGGAAAACCATGAATTAGAGGGGGCACAACTCATGCTTAATTGCTTATATTTGTGAAGATAGTGCCGATACATCTGTTCCCTTTTTTGGAGGGAAATGAAGTTTGGCTAgaggcggatcaaaaaaaaaaaaaagtttggctAGAGCAGTGTTTCTCTGGACAGGACATCTGACAACACTGAACTTCaacaagaaataaaacaaaaccacatcacCGGAGTATAAATATATTTGGTAGCCAAGAATCAGCCTTTGCATAAACTATTAGTCAGAACAAAACGGATTTTACAAAAAGAAACACAAGCCAGTTCAGGTAGCCTATGGAAGTCTATAGGGAAACTTAATGTAATGCAACGACAAGATGGCCATATAGATCATCAGCTAAagccaaaaggaaaagaatgggGCTCCAAGGAGTTAAGTGTTAACTGCTCTCTGCTCAGGAAGGTTCTTTGGTGGGCTCGGATAACATCAAGATAATTACCAATAGAATAATGAACGGACTAAAGCAAAATGATTGGAACAATCTTGAAGGCAAGTGCAAGATTTTTTAATTAACACGATATCTACTTTATCATGTGATTCAACTAGAACTAGAAGTTAGGTGTTCTGCGTTTTCTTTATTTGGAGAGATGAAAGATGGGAAAACCTGTAAAAGCAGCCTCCATCCAAGCTCCTTCAAACGCAAATTCTTCAATATTTCTAACATCGCGCACATGGCAACATCGGCAGCACTACCCTATTGCAAAATTGTTTATATCAGAACCTGAggtattgagagagagagagagagagaaattaagatCAAAAAACCTGCACAGGTGTGTTGATAGCGGCGCGTTCAATGTGACCTCTTTGAGAGGAGGTAACTCGGTCCACTGAAGGAAACAAACGGGCCCGTCCTAGCAATGTATGAACACACCTTTTTTTGCTGCATGCTTCCTTCTTACGTTCGTCCTGCCAATTCCGCACTTCTTTTCTCTCATTGTACCAGCGAGCAACtgtttcttttgcttctttcaCAGAAACCTAAGAGTAGAGATGGAAATCACCCTTCGTAAATGAAGTTACTATAACATTTGAAACAAGAGTGATTCTTCATTTCACATTTCAAAAAACCAACAGTACCTTCCAATCTCGGGAAAGCCCCACTGGTGTTTTCCCATATGCAATGGAAAAGTTGAGCATCTTTGCTTTCCTTCTTTCAGAAGCAAAAGCATCCTAAAGCAGAAACAAATAGGGGTTTTGAAAGGGTATTTTCATACGAAACTCGCAGGACTGTGTACAATCATAATTGCATTAAAAGACAACAAGTGACAGGAATAGGCCGCAGATGGCTAAAGTAAAGCATTAGTGAAgaaactatatttttaaattgctcAACAGAAACCTCAAATTGTACAAACACCAGAGCGAACTCTTCACAACACAAACAATAAGCTGAATCTGCATAAACGTGATTCCATCCATAAtaaaacacctctctctctctctctctctctctctctctctctctctctctctcacacacacacacacacgcacacacacatgcGCGCGCGTGCGCGCAAAACGGGAAACAAGAGACACCAAACAACTTCCGTTTCAAGTTACTGTGAACTGAGAGAAGACTCCCAAATCTGACCCACCCTGATCAAGCATGGCAAATACCTATCTGCCTTGCTCTGTCAATGCTTAAGTTATCAGCAGCTACTTTGTTACATATTTAGCACGAAACAGTTTGAGACAAAAGTCTCCCAGCATATCCTAATCCTGCTACTCATAGTACACATAATACACCCAGCAAACCCCATCTAATAAGAGGAAGCGAAACAGAAATGAACACAGAAAAAACTGAAATCTCCTCATGGCATTGATGAATGAGTGGCTGTTATATCGAAAAATTAATCCCTGAACTAACAGGAAATTTTGACGATTACCTTCAATAGAGGAACTGGAGGCTTATCCTCACCAGGTTGAGGATGCCACTCAAGAAGCACGCTTTTTTGTTCAACAGCTTCACAAATGTGTGGATACATGTTCATTGCAGTCCTTGAATGGAAGTCTCCGCCAGCTTTGAAGGCATCCAACATACTCTTACAATTGGCAAGATGTGCAAGGATCCTAAGTTCCAGCTAGTCATAAACAAGTACCAAGATCACC
The sequence above is drawn from the Rhododendron vialii isolate Sample 1 chromosome 6a, ASM3025357v1 genome and encodes:
- the LOC131330464 gene encoding uncharacterized protein LOC131330464, whose translation is MITMTMAPQNPPPTTVLFLVVYKDYKATKKSCDSTRHKAKPKMPETRNNSTQTRPKVPISSLHPQASPFPPTTQKLVMQNSSSVPSTIPEKMDAKTPVEIGTRGTVGFLIMKEIEYFTHLESDKPQHLCTEMASTSSQPNPKFGSFATTPRKKKKGGRRKLIPNMCSTVEVAKSNRPNMNSGLGYRNLRADDVKKLQA